In one window of Hevea brasiliensis isolate MT/VB/25A 57/8 chromosome 10, ASM3005281v1, whole genome shotgun sequence DNA:
- the LOC110631508 gene encoding 50S ribosomal protein L29, chloroplastic, which yields MFNLSTAIVLPKSLSTFPRSSFSGFQIRHTCPLPISVPAKMTRSFSGNSLPSVVMMAKREEEMKEIRGMSTEQINEEVVDLKGELFMLRLQKSARNEFKSSEFRRMRKRIARMLTVKREREIDEGINKRLSRKFDRQWKKSIVVRPPPSLKKMQEEEAAAEAEKSA from the exons ATGTTCAATCTTTCCACTGCAATTGTCCTTCCCAAATCCTTATCTACATTCCCCAGATCTAGCTTCTCCGGCTTCCAAATCCGCCACACATGTCCCCTCCCAATTTCGGTACCTGCCAAAATGACGCGGTCTTTTTCTGGAAACTCGCTCCCCTCGGTTGTAATGATGgcgaagagagaagaagaaatgAAGGAAATCAGGGGTATGTCCACTGAGCAAATTAATGAGGAGGTGGTTGATCTTAAAGGCGAACTCTTCATGCTTCGGCTTCAGAAATCGGCACGCAATGAGTTCAAGTCTAGCGAGTTCCGCCGCATGCGCAAAAGG ATTGCTCGTATGCTTACTGTTAAACGGGAAAGAGAGATTGATGAGGGGATCAACAAGAGGTTGTCAAGAAAGTTTGATCGGCAATGGAAGAAAAGCATTGTTGTGAGGCCACCTCCATCTTTGAAGAAGATGCAAGAGGAAGAAGCAGCTGCAGAAGCTGAGAAATCTGCATGA